A single region of the Microbulbifer sp. MKSA007 genome encodes:
- the hutI gene encoding imidazolonepropionase: MRATRGASAENLYKLAEPRLHALMAEGVTTVEIKSGYGLDLDTELKQLRTARRLAQHNSVEIVTTCLAAHALPPEYDGRADEYIDLICEQILPAVAREQLADAVDMFCETIGFTVDQCQRVIDAAKKLDLPVKVHAEQLARTGATEMAAKSGALSVDHIEYISDADVRAMAESGTVAVLLPGAFYTLHETQVPPIEKLREAGVCMALATDLNPGSCPIASLRLMMNMGCQLFGLTPAEALAGVTRAAARALGLCCSRGVLREGLRADIVLWPMDTPDQLAYEVGALKPARIFLEGRDVTAC; this comes from the coding sequence GTGCGGGCGACACGGGGTGCCAGTGCCGAGAACCTGTATAAGTTGGCTGAGCCCCGTCTGCACGCCCTGATGGCCGAAGGCGTTACAACCGTGGAAATTAAATCCGGTTATGGCCTGGACCTGGATACTGAACTAAAGCAATTGCGCACCGCGAGACGCCTGGCGCAACACAACTCAGTGGAAATAGTAACGACCTGTCTGGCAGCTCACGCTCTGCCACCGGAATACGACGGTCGTGCCGATGAATATATCGACCTTATCTGCGAGCAGATATTGCCCGCTGTAGCCCGCGAGCAACTGGCCGATGCCGTGGATATGTTTTGCGAGACGATTGGATTTACTGTCGATCAGTGCCAGAGAGTTATCGATGCAGCGAAAAAACTGGACCTGCCAGTAAAAGTGCACGCCGAGCAGTTGGCGCGTACAGGGGCTACTGAAATGGCGGCAAAGTCCGGGGCATTATCGGTAGATCATATTGAATACATCAGCGATGCGGATGTCCGGGCCATGGCGGAAAGCGGCACCGTGGCCGTCCTCCTGCCGGGTGCTTTCTATACGCTGCACGAAACCCAGGTTCCGCCTATTGAAAAGTTACGCGAGGCAGGGGTTTGTATGGCATTGGCTACAGACCTTAATCCCGGGAGTTGTCCAATCGCTTCCCTGCGTTTGATGATGAATATGGGTTGTCAGTTGTTTGGCTTAACTCCGGCAGAAGCTCTCGCAGGCGTTACCCGTGCAGCCGCTCGGGCATTGGGTTTATGTTGTTCTCGCGGTGTACTGCGCGAGGGGCTGCGAGCAGATATTGTTCTTTGGCCGATGGATACCCCGGATCAGCTCGCTTATGAAGTGGGCGCCTTAAAGCCTGCAAGAATTTTCCTGGAGGGGCGCGATGTCACAGCTTGCTGA
- the hutC gene encoding histidine utilization repressor translates to MNTASEPRYAAIKRHIRQQIESGEWPIHSQVPSENQLAQQFSVSRMTARRALTELTDERVLMRSQGLGTFVAEPVPASSLLEVRNIADEISARGHSYSNRILLAQPCVASADVALALEVPEQAKVFHSIIVHCDNGLPVQWEERFTNPALAPDYLDQDFAHTTPNAYLSKVAPLTEADTTVEAIAAEAAIAHALEIAPGDACLQVWRRTKCSAGTVSFARLVHPGNRYRLGAQLRF, encoded by the coding sequence ATGAATACTGCAAGTGAACCCCGATACGCGGCCATCAAGCGCCATATCCGCCAACAAATTGAGTCTGGCGAGTGGCCAATTCACTCCCAGGTGCCCTCGGAGAACCAACTGGCACAGCAATTCAGTGTGAGCCGGATGACCGCAAGGCGGGCACTCACCGAGTTAACCGATGAGCGCGTTCTGATGCGCTCCCAGGGGCTGGGTACTTTTGTCGCCGAGCCGGTGCCCGCCAGCTCACTGTTGGAAGTGCGCAATATCGCCGACGAGATCTCGGCCCGGGGGCACAGTTACAGCAACCGCATTCTGTTAGCTCAGCCCTGTGTCGCCAGCGCCGATGTAGCCCTGGCATTGGAAGTGCCCGAACAGGCAAAAGTGTTTCACTCCATTATTGTGCACTGTGACAACGGCTTGCCGGTGCAGTGGGAAGAGCGGTTTACCAATCCAGCCTTGGCTCCAGATTACCTGGACCAGGACTTCGCCCACACCACCCCCAACGCCTATCTTTCCAAAGTCGCACCGCTGACCGAGGCCGATACAACCGTCGAGGCCATAGCTGCGGAAGCCGCTATCGCCCACGCTCTGGAAATTGCCCCCGGAGATGCGTGCCTCCAGGTTTGGCGGCGCACTAAATGCAGTGCCGGCACCGTGAGCTTCGCGCGCCTGGTTCACCCAGGCAATCGATACCGCCTCGGTGCACAACTGAGATTCTAG
- a CDS encoding heparan-alpha-glucosaminide N-acetyltransferase domain-containing protein, translating into MSNSSLSGAVVLPQENPRILAFDLTRGIAVLFMIAIHVLYHYGRTDVADSAIGVAIQVSAGTPAASVFMLIMGIFIGYSSKPSLKQDLFRAAGLFAIGYLLNFARGTVPMWLSLQFGLVTQEQLGEYTPLSEFLMVDIFQFAGLALAICALVRHFLPHPIYWLAAAAIVAFGSSLVWDIGSNSVVIDEILQLFFGNKREGVMFPLFSWLAYPLAGMAVGYWFKNTKNIDVLFSRSIWIGLTLMSIGGLLIMLNTRYFFAENMRGGPGLIILLIGYTFLWLWISNFLLNKVKNRKLIDVMVFWGKNITPFYIAQWLIIGWGLMLVGSQQLGMASTLTAMFIVLLLSHFGTRAWVNFRSHKGKAMEQPAASAV; encoded by the coding sequence ATGAGTAATTCCAGTCTTTCAGGAGCAGTGGTGCTCCCGCAAGAAAATCCTCGTATTTTGGCCTTTGATCTGACCCGAGGCATTGCCGTACTGTTTATGATTGCTATTCACGTCTTATATCATTATGGACGAACAGACGTGGCAGACAGTGCTATTGGTGTTGCTATCCAGGTATCTGCGGGAACTCCGGCAGCTTCAGTGTTTATGCTGATTATGGGTATTTTCATTGGCTATAGTTCGAAGCCGAGTCTGAAACAGGATTTGTTTCGTGCTGCTGGTCTTTTTGCAATAGGGTATTTACTTAATTTCGCCCGTGGCACAGTGCCTATGTGGCTTTCTTTACAGTTTGGTCTTGTCACACAAGAGCAACTGGGAGAATACACACCGCTGAGTGAATTTCTTATGGTAGATATTTTCCAGTTTGCTGGCCTTGCGCTCGCTATTTGTGCACTAGTCAGGCACTTCTTGCCTCATCCTATATACTGGCTCGCTGCGGCAGCTATCGTAGCATTCGGCTCCTCACTCGTCTGGGATATCGGCAGTAACTCCGTTGTTATTGACGAAATTTTACAGTTGTTTTTTGGCAATAAGCGCGAAGGGGTAATGTTCCCGTTATTTTCCTGGCTTGCCTATCCCCTCGCAGGCATGGCAGTTGGCTACTGGTTTAAAAATACAAAAAATATAGATGTATTGTTCTCACGCAGCATATGGATTGGCTTAACCCTAATGAGCATAGGTGGCCTTCTAATCATGTTGAATACGCGATACTTTTTTGCCGAAAACATGAGAGGTGGCCCAGGTCTAATTATTCTGCTTATTGGCTATACTTTCCTTTGGCTTTGGATTAGTAATTTCCTCTTAAACAAAGTAAAGAACAGAAAGCTCATTGACGTAATGGTGTTTTGGGGTAAAAACATAACTCCGTTCTATATCGCTCAGTGGTTGATAATTGGATGGGGATTAATGTTAGTTGGTTCCCAGCAGCTTGGTATGGCCAGTACGTTAACAGCAATGTTTATCGTACTCCTGCTTTCTCATTTTGGGACTCGAGCTTGGGTTAATTTCCGTTCCCATAAAGGGAAAGCTATGGAGCAGCCTGCAGCGTCTGCTGTATAG
- the hutG gene encoding formimidoylglutamase produces the protein MLQLADMQLWSGRTDSEDGRAGERWHQRISPLQLDDPPGLTILGFASDEGVRRNKGRIGAAKGPRILRLAMANLPATFDAPLYDGGNVRVEREDLESAQSLLGARINELLGAGHFPLVLGGGHEIAFGSYQGIARWMREHHRESSLGIINFDAHLDLRTPAPKGSSGTPFFQIAEQCRINGREFNYLCVGAADNANTPALYQRADELGAQVIRDREISSWNLNTVQARIRDFIEKVDFVYLTVCLDVLPAAVMPAVSAPSGRGVSMEFLEVLLDTVLESNKVCLADIAEFNPYFDIEDHGARTAARLGFQIANRAARKIP, from the coding sequence ATGTTACAGCTTGCTGATATGCAGTTATGGAGTGGTCGCACCGACTCTGAGGATGGACGTGCAGGTGAGCGCTGGCACCAGCGGATTTCACCTTTGCAATTGGATGACCCTCCCGGCCTGACTATTCTCGGCTTCGCTTCTGATGAGGGTGTGCGTCGAAATAAAGGGCGAATTGGCGCGGCCAAGGGACCGAGAATATTGCGTTTGGCCATGGCGAATTTGCCGGCAACTTTTGATGCGCCCTTATACGATGGGGGTAACGTCAGAGTCGAACGGGAAGACTTGGAGTCTGCCCAATCGCTATTGGGTGCCCGTATCAATGAGTTGCTCGGTGCCGGTCACTTTCCTCTGGTATTGGGAGGAGGCCATGAAATTGCTTTTGGCAGTTATCAGGGGATTGCCCGCTGGATGCGCGAGCATCACCGCGAGAGCAGTCTAGGTATTATCAATTTTGATGCGCATTTGGATTTACGCACACCTGCGCCAAAGGGGTCATCGGGTACGCCATTTTTCCAGATTGCAGAGCAGTGCAGGATAAATGGCCGCGAATTTAATTATCTCTGTGTGGGTGCGGCGGATAACGCTAACACACCTGCTCTCTATCAGAGAGCTGATGAATTGGGTGCCCAGGTTATTCGGGACCGTGAAATCAGTAGTTGGAATCTGAATACAGTTCAGGCGCGAATCCGCGACTTTATCGAGAAGGTGGATTTTGTCTATCTGACGGTATGTCTGGATGTATTGCCGGCGGCAGTAATGCCAGCGGTGAGTGCCCCCTCTGGCAGGGGAGTTTCCATGGAGTTTTTGGAAGTCTTGCTGGATACCGTTTTGGAATCCAATAAAGTTTGTTTGGCGGATATCGCTGAATTTAATCCTTATTTCGATATTGAGGATCATGGTGCGCGTACCGCAGCCCGCTTAGGTTTTCAAATTGCAAATCGTGCGGCCAGAAAAATTCCCTGA